A stretch of Colletotrichum lupini chromosome 2, complete sequence DNA encodes these proteins:
- a CDS encoding acetoacetate decarboxylase has protein sequence MMLGYTYRVAASLVRHLVPNMLELEDEPLMSTIVLDYGMSSVGALILILDNEATIFAGREQYGFPKVFGKADIQTTNGTRLVLANAQRPAERTLFECEFIPDHRIPSLRAADKWRPNLRSIPQPCVGTSPAIQELIPTIMDWKFREIWAGHGQITFPRRSAFDPWCGLDILQYEGSFLARSLTGELRCRGESSKV, from the exons ATGATGCTGGGCTATACCTACCGCGTCGCCGCATCTCTAGTTCGCCATCTGGTCCCAAATATGCTAGAGCTCGAGGATGAGCCTCTCATGTCAACCATAGTGCTCGACTATGGAATGAGTTCTGTGGGGGC TCTCATCTTGATCCTCGACAACGAGGCAACCATATTTGCAGGACGTGAGCAGTACGGCTTTCCCAAAGTCTTTGGCAAGGCCGATATTCAGACGACAAACGGTACCCGGCTGGTTCTGGCAAATGCACAGAGGCCGGCAGAACGAACTCTTTTCGAGTGCGAATTTATCCCCGATCATCGTATTCCCAGTTTGCGTGCCGCAGACAAATGGCGGCCCAATCTTCGTAGTATTCCACAGCCGTGTGTGGGAACATCACCGGCGATTCAAGAGCTGATTCCTACGATCATGGACTGGAAATTTCGCGAGATCTGGGCTGGCCATGGTCAGATTACTTTTCCGCGCCGCTCTGCATTTGATCCTTGGTGCGGTTTGGATATTCTACAATACGAAGGAAGCTTCCTTGCACGGAGTCTGACTGGCGAGCTTCGGTGTCGTGGTGAGAGTTCCAAGGTTTAA
- a CDS encoding alcohol dehydrogenase GroES-like domain-containing protein, with protein sequence MRGEAPALLDDNSIEMQAFQYMEKGGGLQLRDLPIPQPGPGWVQLQVKAAGLCHSDCHILKGIDGVVQRPITLGHEVSGIITALGPDVKEFKTGERVTVGLFSYPIKLRDWTMAIGLGFDGGYGEFVLAPVARLVHIPDSLSFSQAAVATDAMATSYHAVVVEAAAKPGMTIGVIGIGGLGMSGLGFGVLKGAKVYGIDISESKFKEAKRLGASGCFKSLEDAQDVDFDAIVDFAGTGATTTQAIQKVSEGGKVVVVGLAGSEITIPSYALIGRSVSLIGSFGASEQDLRDVFDLLANKSIEPELTEIPFAEIPAGLDALDRGETQGRLWSDPSKAKISSMVSVKLSEGLRQN encoded by the exons ATGCGGGGTGAAGCCCCCGCCCT CCTGGACGACAACTCTATCGAAATGCAAGCCTTTCAGTACATGGAGAAAGGCGGCGGCCTACAACTTCGAGATCTACCCATTCCTCAGCCTGGCCCCGGCTGGGTTCAGCTACAAGTCAAAGCAGCCGGTCTGTGCCATTCAGACTGCCACATATTGAAGGGCATCGATGGGGTTGTTCAGCGGCCCATTACTCTCGGCCACGAAGTCTCTGGGATAATTACAGCACTCGGCCCTGATGTGAAAGAATTCAAAACCGGCGAACGTGTTACCGTGGGGCTTTTCTCATATCCGATCAAGCTTCGGGACTGGACAATGGCTATTGGTCTTGGATTCGACGGTGGTTACGGAGAATTTGTGCTGGCACCTGTGGCAAGATTAGTCCACATCCCGGACAGCCTCTCATTTTCTCAAGCTGCGGTGGCGACTGATGCGATGGCAACATCCTACCATGCTGTGGTAGTCGAAGCCGCTGCGAAGCCTGGTATGACGATCGGCGTGATTGGTATCGGTGGCCTTGGGATGTCAGGTCTCGGCTTTGGAGTCCTCAAAGGGGCCAAAGTGTACGGCATCGACATATCCGAGTCAAAGTTCAAAGAGGCAAAGAGACTCGGTGCTAGTGGGTGTTTCAAGAGCCTGGAAGATGCTCAGGACGTGGATTTCGATGCCATCGTCGATTTCGCCGGCACAGGGGCAACCACAACGCAGGCCATTCAAAAGGTGAGCGAAGGGGGCAAAGTCGTCGTCGTTGGACTGGCAGGTTCCGAGATCACAATCCCTAGCTATGCTTTGATTGGCCGTAGTGTAAGTTTGATTGGATCGTTTGGAGCGAGTGAACAGGACTTGAGAGATGTCTTCGACCTTTTGGCAAATAAGTCGATTGAGCCAGAGTTAACAGAGATTCCTTTTGCGGAGATTCCGGCGGGGCTTGATGCCTTAGATAGAGGCGAGACACAGGGAAGATTGTGGTCAGATCCGAGTAAGGCCAAGATAAGCTCaa TGGTTTCTGTCAAACTATCAGAGGGGCTTCGTCAGAATTAG